The genomic DNA AAAATAAGCTTTTCCACTCCTTTTGAAAAATTGGAAGCACCGATATCGGTCGATAGTTAGACGCAGTATTTCGATCACCACCTTTATAAATAACCGAAGCTTTCGCGTGTTTCATTGCATCTGGAAAAACTGCAGTCTCTAAAATTAAGTTGTAAATGTGCATAAGCGGAGGTACAATAAATTGCAAAACATGTTTTATGGGTTTAATCTGCAAATTATTTACATTTAAAGCTTTACTGTTTTTCAGCCCCATGTACGCACTGTATATTTCATACTCATCAGTAGGCGCAAAGAATGCGCTTTCGCGAACAGCATCGCTATGACAAGCCACCCCTATGCTATCATTGCCTTCAACAATATCGCTTTGTGCAGTTACGAAGTGGTGGTTAAAGTAATCGGAAAGCGCTGTGCCTGTTATCTCACGTGAGCCCAGCTTCATCGATGTCAGGTGCGTATCGTCCTGGCGGCGACCTAGAACATGATTAATCGTTTGCCACGCAATCTCTGGGCGTTGTCTAGAAACGTTTGCAAATAAGTCCTCATAGTACGCCGCCTTTGCTTTCCTTAGTTCAGCATTTAGCCTGTTTCTAAATTCTGTGCATATAAACTTTTTCTGTGCATATGTTATTACAGGCTAAGCACGCAGAAAAGTTCTTTTAGACTGTCTTGCCCGCCTTGACATTTAACTGCAGCGACAAAATTTTGAAACTCTTAAGACATCTGAATTTTACTAGTTCTCGCGCGGCAATAAAAAAACATTATGCCAGAACTTATCTCGCTATGACTTTCGACGATAACGCGAATAACGTTTCAACTATGTAGCGAGACACCGTATTAGCGATGTCGCGTTTATTTGACATCTTAAGTGGTAATGGTGAGACTTCCACTGCTCCGGCTATATGCGACGTATTCCGGCATTGCCccactttgctatgacactcGCTCGTGATGTTTAAGGGAACTTACCTTTGGGCAAGTTCGTTAAGCTTCATCTTGTGTACAGCCAAGAACCCCCCGCCCGACGCGAAGAGGCAGCACGGGCGCTGACTCGCAACTGAGAAGTTTATTGAAATGAACACACCTTTTATACACGATCACATCACGTGCACTCCAAGAACATTGCACAAGAACAAGCGTGGTATTGAAATTGGAAGCATACGTATACGGCACAGACGTCAACGTTGTGCGCACATGATTCTGCATATATTCTCCGCCAATGTTTCGAGGGAAATTCAATTCACCCTGTGATAATGACGCTCAAAGGTGACCTGATGAACACATATTTTGTTTTCCCAAATACAGAACTCTTCTACTGTTTCCCTCGTTTAATAACTGTGATTGGGAATCACAGTGTATTGCTCAGAACGGTGTTCACAGCCACATGCTCCACAATGCGCTTCGGTGTGCGGCAGCCTATCAACCTAGCTTGCCCTTTCGTGGACTTTCAAGTACAGATTAATGCAGCGCCTCGTCTTCATATATAAATATGCATCGTTCGGCATGATACGGGAACTGGTGCACCACACCAGTTCTACAGGGAAATATGATAACGGCAGCAAGAAATGTGAATGGCTAAATATGCCAATGGCTAAAAGAAAAGCCGGAtgtcgcggtagctcaattggtagagcatcgcacgcgaaatgcggaggttgtgggttcggttcccacctgcggcaagttgttttttcatccactttaatttctactaacttatcgtttcttcattacatttattaagcacaagtaatttcccccctgttgcccttggtgtcagtgtttgttggcttctcatgatatagctaataaaattcgggcccctcggctaaccccctttcttctcgtttattgcataacgagggtcccgaatccggcaacattgatgccttcaggtagcatatgtgggtttattgaccaggtgccttcacccaaaaaaagatcacgttctcgtgacgcctgcggcaagaaggacgttccacgtccaccgcctaggtctgtgagtggtggcgctggctaacactcccagggttctactagtataCATAAATACCTGGGAAAAGTAGATGAGGAAacagcgctgcggtagctcaaatggtagagcatcgcacgcgaaatgcgaaggttgtgggttcggtccccacctgcggcaagttgttttttcatccaccttaacttccatgaatttatcgtttcttcattccacttattaagcacaagtaatttcccctatgttgtccttggtgtcagtgtttgttggcttctcatgatatgactaataaaaatcgggcccctcggttaacttcctttcttttcgtttgttAGCCTGATAGAAGTGACATCAAAATTTACAGTATGAAAAGAGAGTGGCGGGGTGGGTGGGGCAGAGGTCCTGAAAATGAAATATAAATTTTTGCGTCTCGTGCGCAGTGTCATGGCATAACAGCATCGTGTTTAACTTAGAAGCAACTTCCGACAGTGCAAAACCAGAGGAAATATATTCACTAGGCTTTAAAGTTAAAAATGCGGTTTGTAGTCGTAATATTTTATCTCTTGCGTCTAAATATAGCGGCTGATTCGAAACACACAGAATTTGTATTCGTCACCACACGACCCGACGTGACCGTGCAATGctagatgaagaaaaaaatacgTTACAAAGTAGATTTGCTTTTAATTGTAGTGGTGTTGTTCTGTaattacaacacacacacacacacacacacacacacacacacacacacacacacacacacacacacacacacacacacacacacacacacacacacacacacacacacacacacacacacacacacacacacacacacacacacacacacacacacacacacacacacacacacacacacacacacacacacacacacacacacacacacacacacacacacacacacacacacacacacacacacacacacacacacacacacacacacacacacacacacacacacacacacacacacacacacacacacacacacacacacacacacacacacacacacacacacacacacacacacacacacacacacacacacacacacaagaggcgcaggcctgcgcggcacacgcagtGCACTCAGAGCGTAAGCCGGAGCAGCGGCAGGAGCTGAAATCTGAAAAATCTGAAATCGGTAGGAGCTGAAATAATCTGAAAATAATAGCGATGCTGAATGCTGCATAGGCGAAATCTAGAGCACTTTGGAGCCCCAATAATTATGAAGTGGtccgtggaatctggaaaggagtcatGGTACTCGCGCTGACGTTCGTCAATGTTGTTCCATGGCTAAAATAGCATATATTGTCGGGGTTGGAATTTAACCAAAGATCAGCGAGACGGTCGGCCTTGGGAGCCCACGGCAAAATATCAAATGAGGCAGTGCGAGGGCACATGGGTTGAGCCTCGTTTAAGGTTAGAGAAGCGCAGGGCAAAATTAGTTtcgaagaaagactcaggaacatggatcaaaatacaTGGGGACTAATGTGCACTAGTCTCTGTACTAAAAAGCCTGCACACAGAATGGAGGACCTGGTCCAGGAAGTTGATAACCAAGTACACAGAGAGAGAcagtaatataggaaggcagggatgttaaccagtccatagtctggttggctactctacgctgggggaagggagaaggggaaccAAGTACAGGGTTAATGAAAGTGTATATAGACAGCCGGGAGTAATTAGAAAGAAGGTGAGAGAAACGGAGACAACAAATTGGATGCACAgaatggaaacgaaaaaaaaagaccagaAAAATTTACAAGAATGACAACAAACAAATTAGGAGAGAAAATGTTTACGATAACACGAAAAGTAGTGAATTGCTATTTTAGGCCCAAGCacgttgcctaaggacaaaaacgtaCCGGAGCAAACATTCACAATTAGATTAGGTATGTGTATGCTGAACCTAAAATGCCGCAAGCACTCAGCACATTCTAAAgtaatgcgaagggattcacctaGTCAGACCAGTACGTAACGTACAACTTTCAGTAGCGcttggatatttatttatttatttatttatttatttatttatttcacaatagtGCAGGCCAGAtcggcccaagcaggaggggcatgaaaacacaaatcataacagcacgcatatgcaaaaaaaaagattacattgCATGTAACATACAAGAGAATCAAAAATTAACAATGACAGAGCAGAAACTAAAACAATGAACATTGAAACTGCTTACTTTGGAATGAATGAAAGGAATGAATGAAAGTTTATttttccatcttgtaaggtacagatcttGTAAGATTGAAGAAATAAAGTTTGCAGGGCCTGTTCTTCGTCAGGAGAGCGAAAAATCGATTCAGGAGGCGTGTTCCAATCAGCTATTGTTTGAGGGAAAAAACTGCGCTTAAATGAGTTTGTTTTAGCAAATATAGGCTGTAATGCGTGTTCGCTATAATGTCGGGTCCTTCGAGTTGTGGAGTGCGTGAGGAATGAGGGGGGAGCAATGCTAAGCTTTCCTGCCAAAATTTTATGAAGGAAAGAAACGCGGCTAAGTTTTCTACGTGAACTAAGCAACGGGATATTATTGTCCTTCATAAGTTGTGTTGGGGAGTCTGACCTTCTGTATTTATGAAAAACAAAACGTACTGCCTTTCTCTGAATGAGCTCTAATTGATAGATGTCTTTCTTAGTGTGGGGGTCCCAAATTACGGACGAGTATTCAAGTTTGGACCTGATGAAAGTTTTATAAGCCAAGAGCTTAATATGGCTAGGAGTATGTTTTAATTTTCGTCTCAAGAaacagagcttcgagaatgcagTTGAACAGATCTCAGAAATATGAGTGCCCCAGGTTAATCGGTCGTTTAGAGTTATTCCTAGGTATTTATACTGTGAGACCTCTCTAATGTGACTGTTCTGGAGGCAGTATTGGTAACAGCTAATATTTCGTTTTCGCGTAACTCGGAGAAGTACACTTTTATCAATGTTTAAATTCATGTTCCATTCTTCACACCAGTGACATATTTTAAGCAAAGATTCTTGGAGCAATTTATGGTCTTctattgatgttatttctttatatacaacgcagtcatctgcgaacaatttTACTGACACTGACCGCGGAATTACATTTACTAAACcatttatatatattaaaaacagCAGAGGTCCCAACACACtaccttgcggaacaccggaaGTAACTGCAAGCGATTCAGAAAGGGTGCCATTCACATCAACAGACTGCGTTCTACCATTTAAGTATGCTCTGACCCATTCTACAAGATACAGCGGAAGACCAATCAACTGCAATTTATAAAGAAGCTTTGAATGCGgtaccttgtcaaaagctttcgccaTATCAAGAAAAAGAACATCGATCTGTCCCGAGTTATCCAGTACGCTGAGAAAGTCATGAACCGTCGTAATTAGTTGAGTAGTGGTTGACATgcccttcctgaaaccatgctgaaaaGGTGATAGGATGTCTTTTTCCTTTAAAAAGTCATTTATAAAGCGGGtcacgatgtgctctaggagttTGCAGGATGTAGAAATAATTGATACCGGTCGGTAATTAGTCACGAGTAGCTTATCCCCTTTTTTATAGATCGGTACAACACGAGCCTTCCTCCAATCCTTAGGTAACTCACTGGTTTGCAGAGATAAAGTGAAAATTTTAGCAAGATGCTCCGAGATATGGTCGGCATAACGCTTTAAAAAAGCATTTGGAAATCCGTCAAGACCATGACCTTTCCGAATATTTATTTTACGAAGCAACGACACAACCCCTTCTGTGGTAATGACAGGAACCTCGCCAGGATCGATGGATTGTTTCGGTGCATCAAAAACCATATCTGAAGGGCCCCCCAAAACAGTTTGAAAGTACCCATTGAAGAGCTGAGCTATTTCCTTCCCGTTGGTAACGAGGCTCCCATCatcatttttaatttcttttatgaCCTCTTTTTGATGGCCAAGGTAATTCCAAAACTTGCAGGGATCTGTTATTATGAATGAAGGAAGAGTAACCCTAAAATAATGCGATTTCGAAGTGGACAGTTTCTGTGCTAATTCATGTTTTAAATTCAGCAAATACTGATGAGATGTAGAATGATGTCGCCTAAGACGTTGAAGTCTCCGCTTCAAATGAATAATATCACGACTCACCCAAGGGTTACGACGCTTATTTCTCACTCTCCGTTGAGGTACAACATTTGCGATAGAAAATAATAAAACGATATAAAGTAGACGCTAATATCAGCTGCCCAGCAGTTGAGATAAGCAAGAAGCgcttagagtattggtgaaagaAAACCAGGGAAGAGACTGATACGACCCAATCCATTGCATGCATACGCAGTAGTGCAAGGCTGATAGAGAAGATTAAAGAGATgcatacaagaatgctagaaggaAAAAGCATTGATATCATACCTGAGTAACTGAAGCAGGTGGGGGAACGATTTATCCCCGACTCGTTTCAAAggcgatgccaataaatcatcatcatcataatgacAAATTGCACGGTACGATGATAATGCTGAAAACGGTTTATTGGCGTCCCCTGTCAAACGTAAGCTGCCATTAGAGCCATTAAGCCTGTTTCATTTATTCAGGTGGACTTACGGACTTACGGACTTAATTATGCTTTTCATTATAGCAATCTCTACACATCtccatcatgtttttttttcttgcacaagaCTTCTCTGCCTTGAAGCGCTCCCTATGCAAGTGCTACATAgcatgccacctggtgtaataatatacGCGGCGCGCATTGTCACATAGCGTCTCTTCGCATGCTAGGACGCACTTATAGGGCATGTTTCTGCTGAAAGCCAGCCAGCGCTTACGTGCCTCTGTGGTGGAGAAAGTGAATCCCCCGCAGTGGGCCCGGGTTCAATCCTGGCGGAACTGGGTATTTTGTTactgcggtagcaattatatagacaccccaggtgcatttctgccgtcgccgtgatgtttcgtatcaGGTCCACGGGCGATAGCAGCGCCTCCACGCGCCctacgctgcatgtgcgagtgaaagcgtgcgacgggagccgacgatcgcgtaTTAACCACGCCAGCGCGAAAGGGATAGACGCGGGGAGAATGCGCGCCGTCTTcagtcgcgcgcgaggcaccctGCATTGTGAGGCACCGAGGGAGGGGAGCGAGGGGTGTGGCGGTCTACTGCGGCTGCAACTGCACATGGGGTGACTGCGTGCGGTCGCGCGCGCTGGTATATCGGGAGCGATCTGCGTTTTGGGGCAGGGTCTAGGTGCGCCAGCGACTtgtacctttgtgcgtgctgtgtgttctcagCGCTCAGtttcgttgaagcgatagacagcacgaaggtcacttcgccagcgctttcacagcgagtgtccgcggtcattgaatgtgatgtgttcatgttcgctgGGCGCGCTCACATCATGCTTGTCAGTTTAGCTAGTCTGCCTAACTTTACAAGTTCATATGGCCGATAATACTACTAACCTTATTTCGTGTAACTGTCCACTGATTTGCTCTCGCAATTGCTGCTTCCCCTTTCCGCCGAAACTGTGGCTTCACATGATGCTCACTGCTTACGTAACTGCATAATAGTAAAATAATTACCTTGTAACACAAAATTATGATTAATAACACAGAGAGTGGCAGATTGAACAGTTTTCGTTGGGCGTCCACAGCAGCTTTGCGTACGCAGGAAACTCGTggaggcgacagtgcgcatgcgcagtacacaGGAGCACGCACGGTCTCTTGCGGCCCTGCAGCTTTACAAAAACTGCATAGTGTCCGCTGCGGGTTCTGCGCGCTTTGCGGGACGTTCTCGCGTGTTCTAGTGTATccacgagagcgcatttttcgaTATGGCTCTTGTCGAAGATACGAGTCCAGCTTCTCGTTTGACTTCTTGGCGGCTGATATTGGCGACGCACTTTCAGGAGCCGGCATATGGTGGCGCTGAGTAGCACACTACCGGTACCTGCACATGCAAGTCAACAAGTGCTTTTTTAACTTTTGCGTCTGGCCACCTATTGCAGTTTCTTGTGCGGGCGCTTCGCTACGCACGCGTCACCTCGCGTGCTGCGTGCGTGGGTGGTTGAGGACGCCCAACTGTCTATTGTCTGCTGGAATAGACGGCAGAAACGCTAGCAGTAGGGTTGTTTCGAAAGAGCAGATTTTAACTCGGTGGCTTTGTACAGACACGGCGATACTTGTCTGGAATGGCGGAGCGCCCGGCTTTAGGATAGTCGCGCTTGGCGGTGGCTGCTGCGTTCAAGTTGTGTCGACCTACATCACCAAGTGCACGCATGCGAACAGAGGTGATATAGATGTACGATAACTTTATCCAGGTGCAGGCCGTCAGCTCTGCTGTTCGCAAGCGCTTGGGATATATAGCCTCTTGACACACATACTTGTTTAtattatacagcgaagctgttagcctctagttggtcgggctTCTTGTGTCCgtcacaaacaaaagcaattcgttTGTGATGGACAAAAGCAATTTGTTTGTCCGTCacaaacaaaagcaacaaaagcatATTTCCTTTGGAATCAAGCATACAACACAAAGCTCGGTATTCAATACaataaacaaaagcacaaaacaagcgtaaAAACCGCAAGATGGATGATAAGGCGCCTCTGAACAATGCGAGGCACGTCCCTTGTACCCACGTGTTTCCCGGtaacggttacataagctgctcCGGTGGGAGAGGGGCAACAGCAGCCTACGAATCAGTGAGTGACGTCAACAAACTTCATATATGAAAAGCAGAGCTGCGTAGCAACTCATTGAGTTCAATGCAAGAGCACTGTGGGCAGACCACGCAAAatggactcccgaagagcagcgtgaatacgataAGCGTCGAAGAGCGCGAAATCGTGATGCTCAGCAACGGTGTAATGCTAAGGCTCGACAGAGCAATAAAAGGCTTCATATCCCCATTGATGACATTTGAGTGATTTTCTAACAGCTGCGTTggccatccactttcgcagggtctAGTTGGCGAGTCTATGTATTTTGATCGGTTGACCACATTTcactggctaacaaatgttaaaggtTAGCGCTCAACACGAGACGTGCCTTTCTTTATCATAAGTTTGTCGAAGATCGCCGCGACACATGCATTCTAATTCCGTTCACTACGGGAATACTGCCGCAAATTCTATAGCTTCCGCGCGCCCCAGCGGCTACGCTGGAAGGTTCATCGAGCCCTGTATAGATAGCGCGCCCGTCTGATGCGCGGATCACTTTTAGACGATGGCAGACTGTGCTCTCCGCTATCGTTCTGCTTTGTCAGTTGATTCTTTTTTTTCGAGCCACAACTTCGCCCAAAAAGAGTTCATTTTATCACTCACAGTtatgctactgtgttattcaccaCCACTACAACGGGACAGTATTAAAGGGATAGCTTTCTTTAGCTACTTCATATGACAAACGTCTTAAAGCAGCTTCGCCCGGGGCTTTGGTTGAATGACTTGGTAGGGCAACTCGAGCAACGAAAAGGAAAGGGTGTTGCAACCTACGATCCGGTTGATGTGGCCTGAGGGGAGCTGAATGCGATCGACGCCGTCTTTGATGGGTCTGACCACCACACCGGATGAACTGTTTGCAGTAACCGAAGCACATGTATGCACATGCACATAATCAGAGTAATATGTAGTGTGAGTGTTGTAAAGCCTGATGATCGGCTCGATAGGCTGCAGATGCATGCATAAAACGCCAGAAGAGCACATTTACCCCTGTTTGGCTCATACAAGCTATCGCTTTGACATGCTTGGCTGGTGCGTCGCCTGGAACAAGGAACGGGGCCAGTACCCGGTGCACTGCCTCCTTGTTAAGCCCACGTCGTAGTGGAGCAGGCTGTAACATTTCTTCGCCGGAGTACAGTACGTCAGTTTACGCTGTCGTCCTCGCGTTTTTGTTCTGGTCGAGTGCACGATTGTGTTGCTACACCTAGAAGTGAATTGCGCAACCCATAAAGATGCTTGATGGCCGGCTATCTGCAAAATCGTTCGTGCAGCGTTGATTCCCAAACTGCGCAGGACCTGCGCAATTTCGTGCAGTGTCGTTTTTGTCTTATGCTACGTTGTCAATTGCAAGCTCAAAATTGGCTAGGGCCTGCAGTGTGTACACatcaaagtaaaggaaagaaATGAATTCTTAGGGATGATTAGCCATCTCCCGAGTGTATTGTACGCTCGTATTCATGGCTGCACAATGATTCCTTTCTTTTTAGGCGCGAGGAAGTATGCCCCAGATAGTCTTGCACTTCTTCTGGCATTCCTTGTAAGTGGCGTAGTTGTTCGCATTTCCTCCACATCCGCCGAAGATGAACACCTCGCAAGCTTTGGTCAGAGGGTTGTAGTAGAAGCGTTGCATGTACGCCTCACATGGTCCGGTCTCTGGCGGGTACGAGCAATCTTCCGGCAGGGAGACTGCGTGAAAAGTAGACAGCCTATTCAGAAGGCGACACTCCCTGCAATTCTAATCACTTATGGGGCATCGAACATCGTTCAAAATTGGAGTGTATCAAAGGGGACGTCCGGCGCAACAGAGCACTCAAACGAGCAATTTGCATAGCCTGGTGACTATAACGGCGCTTCATTAACGCAAATCTCCGCCATCTTAGGATGTTTCCCACAATGGTTGCCTTAACAAAAGCGTATATGCCTATGTATTTGCATTGGTTAGATTGTATCTTATTATGGTGCGAATTGCCTAATTTTGCAAACAGGAGGTTTAACAGCTTGCTATATTGCCTCTCGATGCTTTCTGCTGCTGTAAAAGTGAATAGAATATTAAGCCATTGTTCATCGTAAATTACAGGTAAGTTCTGCTTTCGAAAATTCAGCGACGAATACGATAGTCCCTAACGAAAAAATTTGAGTGCTggtctatacgtgttttcatttcgcgatgtattggctggcgtggacaatctgttcAGTGTGGCACGATGCAAGAGGAGCGAAGTGTAGCGtggctgcctcgctaatcgggagatcgcgagacgcagcacgtgggtgacacgtgggcgcgatACACAGCTATCGCCGCAGACaaacctccactcatgcagcgctttattTCCATATATGGCATCCGTGGACGCACTCGCCtcatgccttatcgatggcgtcattggAGCAGGATAAGACCCACACTACTCTGGTGCGCTCTCGTAGCAATCTTCGCCTCTGAACGCATCTTGTGCGGTACTATGCCTTTCttgtcacgctttcgccataccctccttcactttccgcctcatggctACGCTAcaacctcctcctccgctttcctgctCGCGCTCCTTTCTTCGGTATAGCCATCTTTCATCGTCCGCTGCACTCTGCGTTCGCTCGTTCAGCCTTCGCTGTGctctttcgctcggttacgccgaggtacgctGAGGCACGCCGTCGCTCAACGCAGGGACGAGCgcgtaagagctgcgctctgaaataTCAGTATAATTTCCGCTTTACTACATTGTAGTACTCCCGTAACTGTCGTACGCAATTCGTTCTGTGTGCGTATTCACACAGAAGTGGATTCCCTACACCAGAAGCCCAACggcaagagagagaggggagaaagGACGCAATAACAGTGATAACTAAACtttgtccggtttgctaccctacacggggggaGTGAAAGAtcgaaagagacagagagagaatgCTTAATTGCAGATCTCCTGCTTACGTACGTTGTTTGCGGTCTCTTACGGAGCGCTGTCGTGGAATACCGTTGCTGTTGAGAGCATCATAGCGTTTACTGATTGACAGCTACTACTTAAGGTCGTGTGAGCGGCGCCGATGACTCCGTCGTGTTATGAAGCTTGTACATCGCTGCACGAGTTGGCGTTGAGGAAGATGCTAAATACCAGCGAAAATTCGGCATTGCAACTTATACGGAACACTCAAGTAAATTTTGTTGTACGAAGAAGCAACCTGCGCACACAAAGTCCTTGCGTGTTGCGGATGTAGCAGCTGCGGACACTAACGTAAGGCTGTCTGTTGTAAAAACCAAGCATTGAAAGAAAACTGGGATTATCTATATTCTAACTTGTACACAGTTGGAATGACGCAATAGTACATTAGGCGGTCGCAATATCGCTTTGGCACAGTGCTCT from Dermacentor albipictus isolate Rhodes 1998 colony chromosome 7, USDA_Dalb.pri_finalv2, whole genome shotgun sequence includes the following:
- the LOC135896912 gene encoding kunitz-like toxin PcKuz3 — encoded protein: MKILVLLALLCSVLGSFNSAIVDDNEALELPWWPFSLPEDCSYPPETGPCEAYMQRFYYNPLTKACEVFIFGGCGGNANNYATYKECQKKCKTIWGILPRA